The Astyanax mexicanus isolate ESR-SI-001 chromosome 14, AstMex3_surface, whole genome shotgun sequence genome window below encodes:
- the tmed8 gene encoding protein TMED8 isoform X2: protein MENLEATSELQSRLSSLSVSSFSGIASKNCDSNPLDRLQSTDLSQTVIYPDNQTKMDDNSNTKGLQQPTEKGEAPSEPAVGGDSQESNTNEKSSLPGEREALPPLTPATTWTSMNLKELKAKLRQEKDSVVTVYRGDIMTVHVPTVPEAKRVCWEFATDGYDIGFGVYFDWSPVTSRAITVHISESSDDEDEDDELEGPVIPGDVEKGSKAVTNSNLGEILPVYRQDSHLAVQGGSHDFPGEGTYLLKFDNSYSLWRNKTLYYRVYYSA, encoded by the exons atggagaatctAGAGGCCACGTCGGAGCTTCAGTCCAGGCTGTCTTCTTTGTCAGTTTCCTCTTTTTCCGGAATAGCGTCGAAAAACTGCGATTCAAATCCGCTCGACAG ACTTCAAAGCACAGATCTCTCCCAAACAGTAATATATCCTGACAACCAAACCAAAATGGATGACAACAGCAATACCAAAGGATTACAGCAACCCACAGAG AAAGGAGAGGCCCCCTCTGAGCCAGCTGTGGGGGGTGACTCACAGGAGAGCAACACCAATGAGAAAAGCTCGCTCCCTGGAGAGAGAGAAG CCTTACCACCATTGACACCAGCAACCACATGGACCTCTATGAACCTGAAGGAGTTGAAAGCTAAGTTGCGTCAAGAGAAGGACAGCGTAGTGACTGTTTACCGTGGTGACATTATGACTGTCCACGTACCTACTGTACCTGAAGCCAAGCGTGTTTGTTGGGAGTTTGCTACAGACGGCTATGACATTGGTTTTGGGGTGTACTTTGACTGGTCTCCGGTCACCAGCCGAGCCATTACAGTGCACATTAGTGAATCTAGTGacgatgaggatgaagatgacgAGTTGGAAG GGCCTGTGATTCCCGGAGATGTGGAGAAGGGGTCTAAAGCTGTGACCAACTCCAACTTGGGAGAAATCTTGCCTGTGTACCGTCAGGACAGTCACCTGGCAGTTCAAGGAGGCAGCCACGACTTTCCAGGAGAAGGCACGTACCTCCTAAAGTTTGACAACTCTTACTCGTTATGGCGGAATAAGACTCTGTACTACAGGGTGTACTACAGTGCCTAA
- the tmed8 gene encoding protein TMED8 isoform X1 codes for MENLEATSELQSRLSSLSVSSFSGIASKNCDSNPLDRLQSTDLSQTVIYPDNQTKMDDNSNTKGLQQPTEKGEAPSEPAVGGDSQESNTNEKSSLPGEREALPPLTPATTWTSMNLKELKAKLRQEKDSVVTVYRGDIMTVHVPTVPEAKRVCWEFATDGYDIGFGVYFDWSPVTSRAITVHISESSDDEDEDDELEAGPVIPGDVEKGSKAVTNSNLGEILPVYRQDSHLAVQGGSHDFPGEGTYLLKFDNSYSLWRNKTLYYRVYYSA; via the exons atggagaatctAGAGGCCACGTCGGAGCTTCAGTCCAGGCTGTCTTCTTTGTCAGTTTCCTCTTTTTCCGGAATAGCGTCGAAAAACTGCGATTCAAATCCGCTCGACAG ACTTCAAAGCACAGATCTCTCCCAAACAGTAATATATCCTGACAACCAAACCAAAATGGATGACAACAGCAATACCAAAGGATTACAGCAACCCACAGAG AAAGGAGAGGCCCCCTCTGAGCCAGCTGTGGGGGGTGACTCACAGGAGAGCAACACCAATGAGAAAAGCTCGCTCCCTGGAGAGAGAGAAG CCTTACCACCATTGACACCAGCAACCACATGGACCTCTATGAACCTGAAGGAGTTGAAAGCTAAGTTGCGTCAAGAGAAGGACAGCGTAGTGACTGTTTACCGTGGTGACATTATGACTGTCCACGTACCTACTGTACCTGAAGCCAAGCGTGTTTGTTGGGAGTTTGCTACAGACGGCTATGACATTGGTTTTGGGGTGTACTTTGACTGGTCTCCGGTCACCAGCCGAGCCATTACAGTGCACATTAGTGAATCTAGTGacgatgaggatgaagatgacgAGTTGGAAG CAGGGCCTGTGATTCCCGGAGATGTGGAGAAGGGGTCTAAAGCTGTGACCAACTCCAACTTGGGAGAAATCTTGCCTGTGTACCGTCAGGACAGTCACCTGGCAGTTCAAGGAGGCAGCCACGACTTTCCAGGAGAAGGCACGTACCTCCTAAAGTTTGACAACTCTTACTCGTTATGGCGGAATAAGACTCTGTACTACAGGGTGTACTACAGTGCCTAA